A portion of the Streptomyces coeruleoprunus genome contains these proteins:
- a CDS encoding CaiB/BaiF CoA-transferase family protein produces MTGTGTGPLAGVRVVELAGIGPGPFAAMLLADLGADVVRVDRPGGAGLGIDPAYDLTNRNKRSVLVDLKSAEGPGQVLDLVARADVLIEGYRPGVAERLGVGPRDCLARNPKLVYGRMTGWGQEGPLARRAGHDIAYIALTGTLSMIGTPDAPPAVPANLLGDYAGGSLYLVVGVLAALHHARAEGGTGQVVDAAITDGAAHLSTMIHGMLAAGGWQDRRGVNLLDGGCPFYGTYETSDGRHMAVGALERQFYDEFMRLLGLADLAPARDDLARWGELRDAVAARFKERTRDEWTAVFEGSDACVAPVLSLREAPAHPHLAARGTFTDHGGLTQPAPAPRFSATPGSVRRPPARPGADAAEVARDWGVPSVQQQHPDGRRPS; encoded by the coding sequence CGGGCATCGGGCCCGGCCCGTTCGCCGCCATGCTGCTCGCCGACCTCGGCGCCGACGTCGTGCGCGTCGACCGGCCCGGCGGCGCCGGCCTCGGCATCGACCCGGCGTACGACCTCACCAACCGCAACAAGCGCTCGGTCCTCGTCGACCTCAAGTCCGCCGAGGGGCCCGGCCAGGTCCTCGACCTCGTCGCCCGCGCCGACGTCCTCATCGAGGGCTACCGCCCCGGCGTCGCCGAACGCCTCGGCGTCGGACCCCGCGACTGCCTCGCGCGCAACCCGAAGCTCGTCTACGGGCGGATGACCGGCTGGGGCCAGGAGGGCCCGCTCGCCCGCCGCGCCGGCCACGACATCGCGTACATCGCGCTGACCGGCACCCTCTCCATGATCGGCACGCCGGACGCGCCGCCCGCCGTCCCCGCGAACCTCCTCGGCGACTACGCCGGCGGCTCCCTCTACCTGGTCGTCGGCGTCCTCGCCGCGCTCCACCACGCCCGCGCCGAGGGAGGCACCGGCCAGGTCGTCGACGCCGCGATCACCGACGGCGCCGCCCACCTCTCCACGATGATCCACGGCATGCTCGCCGCCGGCGGCTGGCAGGACCGGCGCGGGGTCAACCTGCTCGACGGCGGCTGCCCCTTCTACGGCACCTACGAGACCTCCGACGGGCGCCACATGGCGGTCGGCGCGCTGGAGCGGCAGTTCTACGACGAGTTCATGCGGCTCCTCGGCCTCGCCGACCTGGCGCCCGCCCGCGACGACCTCGCCCGCTGGGGCGAGCTGCGCGACGCCGTCGCCGCCCGCTTCAAGGAGCGCACCCGCGACGAGTGGACGGCCGTGTTCGAGGGCTCCGACGCCTGCGTGGCCCCCGTCCTGTCGCTGCGCGAGGCGCCCGCGCACCCGCACCTCGCCGCCCGCGGCACGTTCACCGACCATGGCGGCCTCACCCAGCCCGCGCCCGCGCCGCGGTTCTCCGCGACGCCGGGCTCCGTGCGCCGCCCGCCCGCGCGGCCCGGCGCCGACGCCGCCGAGGTCGCCCGCGACTGGGGCGTGCCCAGTGTCCAGCAGCAGCACCCCGACGGCAGGAGGCCCAGTTGA